In the bacterium SCSIO 12741 genome, CCACATTTCTTTTTTTAGCACATTCAATTACTTCATTCTTTCCTAAGTACTGTGCAACTCTAAAAGTTCTTTTCAAAGCACCATTATCAGGTGCAACGAGTACAAAATCTAAATAGTTCTTGGTGGCCAATTCCACGAAATACTCGTTAGTTATAACTTTCACTCGATCGAGCAAAGCCGGAGTCACATCGCTATGAGGGTCTAATACAGTAACCCTTTTCAGATTCATTGAATTAATAAGATTTGCATAAACCTTAGCAGTTAGTGGCTCACCATACACCATTAACCGATCTTGTCGTGCGCCAGGGAAATAAGGAATCAACAAATGGATATCCGAAACATCAGCCCTTCTCAATGCGTCAACCGCAACAAACAATAATCCAAGATCATTAAATGATCGAATTCTGCATGTGATCGTTACCTCATCTCTTTCCGTTAATTCCTCCAACAACTTAATATGAGGCTCCCTCCTGAAAATGTCATGGATTCGAACTTCACTGAAGATCCAAAGGGCTCAAATTGGGTATCTAGGTTTAGGTATTTCATGGTTTTGCGTATTAACAACGCAAATATATAGGATTTAGATCCAAACCAGCAAACCTTTTTGCGTTTATTTTACACATATAAATTCAATCCTTCTATTTCAGAGCACTTTACCCTACCTTTATTGCGTGAAAGAAACGCAAAATATAAGTCTGGCCGTGGATGCTATCGTCTTCGGTTACAGCAAGGAAGAAGGAGTATCTCTGTTACTTATCAAACGAAAATATCCTCCTTTTCAAGGCGATTGGGCCATTCCAGGTGGATTTGTGAAGAATGATGAGTCACTGGAAACAGCCGTGGAACGCGAATTATTGGAGGAAACTGGGGTAAAAATTAATTACCTCGAACAGCTTTACACCTTTGGTAAACCCGATCGTGATCCAAGAAGAAGGGTGGTCTCAGTAGCTTACTTTGGTTTGGTCAAGTCGAAACAGTTTAGCAAATTGAAGGCCTCTACCGATGCTGAAGAAGCTGGATGGTTTAACATCAAAAACCTTCCTGAATTGGCTTTTGATCATGCCCAAATTCTGGAAATGGCCATCGAACGTCTTCGTAGCAAAATCACTTACCAGCCCATCGGTTTTGAATTGTTAGATCCTAAGTTTCCTTTCTCCGATTTGGAGCACTTGTACTCTACCCTTCTCGATCGCCCGATTGATCGTAGAAACTTTAAGAAGAAGGTCATGCACCTCGGCATCCTGGATGAATTGGATGAAAAAGCCATAAAATCTGGAGCTGGTAGACCGGGCAACTTGTTTCGCTTTAACAAAAAGATGTATAATCGGTTGTTGAAGGATGGGATGCATTTTGAGATATAAATAATCTCTTACTTATAGCCATTGGACTTTTGGGAAATATCAGCTGGATATCTAACTATCCCAAAAAATTGGTTCACTTTCCCTCAGCTCAAAAATGAAAATCGAGGAAATATACCAGACGATTAATAGCCATCGCCACAACGTACGATTGATCATTCATCATTTTGAGCGCTACCGGAAGAGGATTTTAGCAGAGGCCTTAACACCTGAACAAATTGAAACTTTGAGATATGTAGGTGAGGCCTACTTCCTGCAGAACAATTTAGCTAAAGTATTTCTGCTTTTTGATGACTTCAAACTACTTGTAGTTGGAAATAGATGTGCGCAAAACCATCACTTCATTCATCTAACCAAACTTTATGGCAAAAGCCTGCTTATTAGAAAACAGAGAAAAAGAATAAATCAATATCTCGACTTTTGTGAGTCGATTAAATATCAGGATAATCTGGTTATTGAATTAAAAGAATTAAAGCGGTTCAGGACTAGGAGGATTTCGTTGATCTCAATGGTCGAAGCGGCTCTTATTCTTCTTACTGTTATACTATTTCAATCCGTTTCAAAGAGTGTCTTTCTAATATTCCTTGGTCTTTCCTTTATTGTTCATGTGGTCAATCTTTATCTATCATTAAAGAAGTAGTACGGCGTACAAATTCTATCCATTGTTCTATATTGCAAGCAGTTTCGAAGAAATAAACAACCTCTGAATTGAAACTCAAAATCAACTGCAATGAAAATTTATAGCCCCTGTCCTACTTGCCCCCATGTACTTTCTCACTCTACCTGGTCGCCTACCCGAGCTGAATTGGCGCGGCGTGAAGGTGATGCGATTAAGGTGAATTGCCCGGAGTGCAACACGGCTCATGAAATCGATGTGGATGAGTGGACAGCCAAACCTTCTAAACTGGCACTTGTTGTGGCTACGGCGGTTTTCATTCTCGGTACTCCGCTCCTGTTCTACTATGTTTTGGGAGTCGTGGCGAATTCCAGTAACCATTATACGGTTTATATAATAGGAGGCTTTTTCTCACTACCGGTAATCGTTTATGGTATTCTTCTCAAACAGGATCGCGATCGGGTCAATGCCTTTAATCGCGGAAAGTTTCGAGGTCGAATTGTTTGATTGCTTTGGCTCATGAACAATCAGAAAGTCGCATTTCTATTGCTCATCGTATTCCTGGCGGTGTATGGATTAAACGGGGCGCTACCGGATACCTTTGAATTCAGTGGTCTAATCTATCTCTTATTACTCTTTCTTCCTGGAATCTTATGGTGGCGAAATCGAAGCAACCGAAGGAAGTATATACGTTGCCAGGAGAAATTGAAAGAACACAACTTAGTTTATCAGGAAATCCCTCTCGAGGTGGAGATATTCTGGCATCCAACACGCACGGTAACTCCTCGCTTTAATCATCCTGTTACCCTAAACCATTTTAGCCAAAAAAGACAAGCCCAAATATGCTATTCGAATGACTACCTCATTCTACTGATTCAAACCAAGCACTGGTGGGGCTATCGACTTCATCGTCCATTAATTGTACGGCGAAACCTGGAAACAATAGAAGTACGCATTTTCCGGCCCAATGCTCAGCTACGAGAATCTTCTGACCTAAGCGAATTGATTCCGGATCAAAGTTATCCTGACATTTCCAAAATTGAGTGGAAATCAATATCCACAATGCATTCCTCAAAATAATCCCCCACTCCCCTTCGCTCTTTTTATGCCAATAGCCTAATTTCGACGACATGGAATGAAGCGCATTCCCCACCATAACAACACTGCATAATCATGGAAAAGAGAACGGAAATTGACCTTTTGGGCGAAATGGAGATTGATCAAAATCTGTACTATGGCATTCATACGCAACGAGCTATGGATAACTTCAAGATTTCGAATGGCGTAATCGGAGATCACCTCTTTTTTGTGCAAGGCATGGTACTCACTAAAAAAGCCTGTGCCAGTGCCAATCGGGATATTGGTACCATTCCGGAAGACAAAGCGAATATGATTATTCAGGCCTGTGATGAAATACTGGCCAACTTGGAGAAGTATGCAGTCTATTTCCCCTCGGACGTGTTTCAGGGAGGTGCTGGTACCTCGGTGAACATGAATACCAATGAGGTAATTGCCAATGTAGCTCTCGAAATGAATGGACATGCTAAAGGCGATTATTCTGTGCTTCATCCCAACGATCATGTGAACAAATCGCAATCCACGAATGATGCCTACCCGACTGGATTCAGAGTAGCGCTGTTCTTCCATATCAATCACCTGCTGGAACGGGTTAATCTATTGTGTACAGAGCTGGATGTTAAATCAGCTGAATTTCGCAATGTGCTTAAAATGGGACGAACCCAACTTCAGGATGCGGTTCCTATGTCTTTGGGAGATGAATTTGCCGCTTGGTCTACTAATCTACGCGAAGAATCTAAGAACCTCAAAATGGTTCGCAACCTGATTCTGGAAGTGAACTTGGGGGCTACTGCGATCGGTACTGGAGTGAATGCACCTAAGGGTTATGCTGAATTGGCGGTGAGTTATCTGGCTCAATTTACCAAAGCCAGTTTTGAGTGTTCATCTAACCTGATCGAAGCTACATCGGATTGTGGAGCTTATGTGATGATCTCCGGAGCGCTCAAACGGACGGCGGTGAAACTATCCAAGATCTGTAACGACCTCAGGCTCCTGTCTTCTGGACCAAGGTGCGGTCTCAACGAAATTAATCTTCCTGAAATGCAGGCCGGTTCATCGATTATGCCGGCTAAGGTAAATCCGGTAATCCCGGAAGTGGTTAACCAGGTGTGTTTTAAGATTATCGGAAATGATGTGGCTATCTCCTTTGCTGCGGAAGCCGGCCAGCTTCAGTTGAATGTGATGGAACCGGTAATTGCACAGTGTATGTTTGAATCCATCGATTTGTTGTCTAATGCTTTAAGTACGCTTTCATCGAAGTGCATTTCAGGCATAACGGCGAATGCTGAGCACACCCGAGACATGGTCTACAATTCCGTCGGTCTGATTACCTTCCTGAATCCCTACATCGGCCACCACATGGGAGACGTAATTGGTAAGGAAGCCGTGACAACCGGAAAATCGATTCGGGAGCTGATTTTGGAAAAGGAATTACTTACCGAGGAAGAACTGGATAGAATTTTGGATGCAGATAACCTGATGCGTCCACAGTACCAAGCCAAACTGCACAAGAAATAGCTCCGGTTAAAGCCATTGATCGCTTTGGATTTCGCATACTATTTCATGCATTCTGCAAAGAAGATCGGATAGAGAGGCTACCATATTTTTAGTTTGATATAGTTTTGGTCAACTAATAAACCAAAACCAGTACCATGAAGATTGACCTCTGGCGACCAACTGCCTTGATGTGCTTCGTATTGCTATTTTCTACCCTGACTCTTCAGGCCCAGAAAAAGAAAAAAATTCCTGGAAAAATCAGAAAATCCTACGTCCTGTTGGCGCATTACTTAACGGATGATCTGAAAACGGAAGAGGAAAAACTCGACACCATTTACAGTTGGATTACGCACAACATTGCATATGACTACGGCAGGTTAAGTGACAACAAATGCTACGAATATGAATCGCCTGATGCGACCTTGAAACGGAAGCGAGGCATGAGTTCGGAATATTCCCGCCTACTGAGCTTTATGCTACTGGAAGTAGGCATTGAAGCCGAACCCATTCAAGGCTACATTCGCGCAGCGGCCTGGGAAGATTCGCTTATGATGTGCCGGGCCGGTCACAGCTGGGTAGGCGCCGTCGTTGACAGCGAATGGCGACTCTTTGACCCTACCTGGGATGCCGGATACATTGGCCGGATACCTATCGAATACAAAAAGCCCAAAAAGAAAACTCCCAAAATCTGGGCTACTCCCGGCCGGATTCGTCGGTTTGAAAAACGCTACAAAAAGCGAATGAAGCGGTATGAGGAAAAAGTAGAGAAAGGGCCCAGTCATGAAAAGAGGATTGACTTTGTACAAGCTCCTGCCAAGGACTGGTTTATGCCTGAAAACGATACCTTTCTTCTCACTCATCTCCCAGCCGTTAAGTTTTGGCAGCTTCGAAATCACCCCATCGGTATCGACGACTTCAAAAAAGAAGAGGAAGAACTAAAGGAAATACTCGGCTCTACTTCTGATGTGGCCTACGACTATTACGATGTATTGAATGAACATCAAATCAAAGGACCCTTGGAGAAAATGATTGAGGTAGCAGACAAGAGCTATGAGTACAATCCAGACAACGCTGGCATGAAGGCTTTGAATTACTTCAATTACATCAGCATTTTGAACAACCAGGACCTGAAGAAATACTTTAAGGATGCCCCAGAGGCCATGACGATTGCCGTATACAGCCAACTACTGGCCTACACCGATACGGTAATTACCTACAGCAAAAAAGACATGGCCAACCAGAAGAAGAACTTCAAGCTGGAAAAGAAAATGCTGAAGGGGAGCTACAAATTGGCTCAAAATTCTAACAAAACGATTGGCAAAAAGGAAACCAAGACCAAGCAAAAACACGACAAATGCCTGGGGCAAATTGATCGTTTAAAAGAACGCCTTGTTTCCAACCAGAAAAAGCTTCAAGGATACCTGGAGCAGATTGGCCGAACTTATCCGGAATTGGTCAATGGCGAGTATGAAGTACCTACAGATACGGAACCCGTGAAACTGTGGCAGGATTCCATTAGGGAAGTTGCCCAGGTATTTGATAGCCTCAATGCGGCAACGGCTGAACACTTTCAAAACTCCGAACTGAAACCCTTGTTCTACAACATTCAAGAAATTGAATACCTGCTTCGCCTGAGCGGTGAATACATCCGGCATAACAACTTTGGCTACAATCGATTTATCCATCAAGTAGATAGCCAGATTGTATTGGAGTTTGATAGCTTGATGACCAGCTATGTCCTACTTATGGATCAGGAGTTACCAGACAAAACGGCCATGAATCTGCTTAAGCAAATGAATACCTATACCAAGAAGGGAAAGGCGGATGCAAAGGTTCAAATGAATGAGGGAACCATTGTGAGTGCGATTAAGTATGACAAGTACCTGAAATACCTGTATATGGAGGAGATTAAGAAGGTTATGGCCTATCAACGGGATGCCTTGAGACACTTAAATTGGTTGGAAGAAAACTTTGCCTTGGTAGAAGATTTCTGGGGAAAAATAGAAGGTCAAGTAGAGAGAAAGGAGAAACTGGATGAACAGAAAAACACCTTTATGCTTGAGCACTACGAACATGCCTTTAATCGGGACAAGGACCTGTATGACCTTATGCAGAAACGCGCTGTAAGCTGGAAGAAAAAATTCAAAAGCATCATTGAAAATTGATGCGATCAAGCCCAGCAGCTGCAACCTCCTAACAATCAGATAATCGTGTAATTTTTATCGAAACCAGATGATAATCTCCAAGCCGTTAATGATTTGTTAATCCCCTGGAGCGGGTCCTGAATTCTGGCTCATTATTCTCAATTTCACACCAACAATCTGAGAAAAATGAACCGAATCCTTCTTATTTTATCCCTGGTAATACTGGCCAGCTGCAATCATGAAACGCCTAATGCCTCAAAAGAATCTCCCCCACAACCCTCCTACCATGGAAACGATATTGGAGAGATACCTTTTGACGCTCAAACAGACAATCCAGAATTTTCCTTTTGCGACTCCAATCGCATCTACCACAGTCGAGGTGCATTGAAGTATGAAGGGGATGGAAGGCCCTGGAAAAGGAAATAAGAATCGGACTCGAATCCAAGGCCATCCAATCCGATTACAGTGGCTATATCATCATTCGATTTATGATGAATTGTAACCAACAAACCGACCGATATCGGGCGGAAACTCTGGATTCAAAATACGTCGAACAACCCGCTCCGAAAGAACTTGTGGATACCCTCATTCAATTGACCCGAGGTCTGGACAAATGGCAATCCGGCCGATCGAATAAAGAAAACCTGGACTGCTCAAAATTCATTAACTACAAATTTAACCATGGACAGCTTGAAACCATTTTCCATTAAATCTACCCTACTCCTATTTGCCGTTATCGGCCTTTTTCAAACCAGCTGGGCTCAAGGTAACTGCTTGCTCTACCCAGAAGGAAGCGGAGAACGTAAGGCATGTGAACTCTCTTATAAAGCCATTGAACACCGCCAGGGAAGTATTGAATCCCAAATTCTATTTGACTCTGCGATTACGGTTGGTCCCAACTTCGCCTATGCCTATTGCGAAAAAGCAGTCCCCTATATGAAACGGGGAAAAATTGGCGAGGGCATGAAACTGCTCAATAAAGCTGTGGAGCTCGATCCCATTACCTATCAATGCTACCGGGCCTATTGGTATTTTTCATTCCACAGTTATCAAGCCTGTATTGAAGATGTTGAATCTTATTTGGCAAGAGAAGGATCTTACCCGCAATACAGTCCAGGTGGTGAAATCGGAATGAAGCTCATCTTGAGTATCTGCTACGCAAAAACGGATAGTTTGCAAAAAGCCGTACTAACTGCCCAAGAAGCCATTGCGGAATTAAAATCAGAGGAGTTTGCCGGAACTTATGATTTCTATACGCTTGGTGTTTTGCTCTATCAAAATGGTCAATTCGAGGAAGCCGAGACTGCCTTTCAAAAACAAGTAAAACTCTACGATCGATTGGCTAATAGCTACTATTACCTCGGCCTGATCAAAAAAGAGCAAAAGCAAATGAACGAAGCGACTGCCTATTTTCAAACCGCTCAGGAAAAAGCCAGCGGCAAACAAGGATATCTTGGATGGAGTATGTATTTGCCGGTAAGTGCGGAGGAGATTGACGAACAGCTTTGATTTTGAGGATCAATCTTCAGGATCAATCTTCAATCTTCAGGGTTAATCTTAAAGTTAAATCTTAAGGATATTATTGAGGCGATGGGATAGTAGAGAGATTGGAAATTACTTTAAGATTTATGATTTAGCCTGATCATTTAACATTAAGCTCCCAAGCTTATCTGGCTCCACTATTTTTCCTATTCTTGTATAACAAGACCACGATTTCATGACCCGCCCAGTTACCATTGCTACATTTACTTATCCATCGGAGTTGGCCGTTATTCGTGCTCGACTGGAGTCTGAAGGTATTGAATGTTTTGCAGCAGATGAATTGACCGTTCAGGTGTATAATTTGATGTCGAATGCCATGGGAGGAATTCGGCTGCAGGTGGATGAGAAAGACGCCGTTAGGGCTACGGAATTGCTTAAGGAATGGGGGCAAATTCCGGAAGAAGAACCTGGAGTTGGTGCGTTTTGGATCAAGTTTAATCGACTTACCCATAATCTACCTTGGATTGGGAAACTCCAGCTACAACTTCGCTTTTTGGTCCTGTTGGGTATTATAGGTTTAACTCCACTACCCTTTCTTTATGCCTCTTTGGTCCCATCGGTCAAGAGTCAATTAATGTCCCAGAACTGGTGTGTGAACTACATCACTTTTGACGGACAGTACTTCGAACCAAAGACCATTGAAAATCGAGAACGAAACTTGACTTCGGAAAGCTGCTCAGAGACTTTGATGTTTGCCAGGCGTGTTATGATCATTCCAGGCTTCCAAAGCCGCCCAGTTATGGGCAAATGGGAACTGATCGACGATGAGGTATATATCTCCGAACTCGATACCTTCGAGCACATCTTTGAAGGATTCTACGCCATCGAAATAAATGACCAGACCTTGGTCTTAACATCTGAGCATACGACCATTCATTGTAAGATGGAAGCTCATCCATAAATTTTGTTTTGAGTAAAAAAATTCAAATAAAATGCCCCCAATGTGGCTCTGATGAAATATCACGTCCACGGTATTCACCAAGAGGTATTGCCATTGGTTTGCTCTTGCTTGGCATTCCACTACCCTTCATGGGCAAAATTTGCCATTGCTTTGACTGCGGATTGGATTTTAAGAAAAAAGACCTTGCCGAACCCAAAACACCTTATCGAGAAAAGCCCCTACCATGAGTATCCATTCCCCTCTTGACGAATCCGTATTTCCTGATCAGGAGCCCGTTTTCTCTTATTCCAGTCGAATTCGGATGGTAGAAATAGCCTGTTTTTCCTTCTTCGTAATTGGTTTTGTCATGAGGCTTATGCACTGGCCCGGAGGTTCGTTACTTCTCATTTTGTCGACCCTTGTAGTATCCATCTACTATTTTCCCTTTGGACTATACGTTTTTGGAGCACTTGCCAAGAAACGTCCCTTTTCCTCAAGTCACATCAAAGCCGCTGGAGTTTCCCGGCTTCTTTTCACACTTGCCACTGGTTTTAGTTTAGCCACCGGAATGCTTGGGTTGCTATTCAAGATTCAGCACTATCCCGGAGCAGAACCATTGTTGAATTTCACTTCGATCCTGGCATTCGTACTAATCTTTTTTGGGCTTATTCGACGAAATAGTAACAATCGGAACTTCCTGGACCCGCTACTTTTTCGCCTTATTCCCATTTTGATCTTAGTCGGTTTTGGGTCCTTTCTCGGCTAAACAATCGCTCAAGTTTTTGTACCTAATTAGTCCGTTATTCCTGCCCTCTGAAAACATCAGAAAGTACCGGTAATTCAGGAAAACCCAAAAAATCAGGCATTCACCGAACAATTATCGGCGGCTGGTAGTTTCTTCTACCTTTGATCGGAAAACCAAGAGGT is a window encoding:
- a CDS encoding NUDIX hydrolase, with translation MKETQNISLAVDAIVFGYSKEEGVSLLLIKRKYPPFQGDWAIPGGFVKNDESLETAVERELLEETGVKINYLEQLYTFGKPDRDPRRRVVSVAYFGLVKSKQFSKLKASTDAEEAGWFNIKNLPELAFDHAQILEMAIERLRSKITYQPIGFELLDPKFPFSDLEHLYSTLLDRPIDRRNFKKKVMHLGILDELDEKAIKSGAGRPGNLFRFNKKMYNRLLKDGMHFEI
- the aspA gene encoding aspartate ammonia-lyase gives rise to the protein MMEKRTEIDLLGEMEIDQNLYYGIHTQRAMDNFKISNGVIGDHLFFVQGMVLTKKACASANRDIGTIPEDKANMIIQACDEILANLEKYAVYFPSDVFQGGAGTSVNMNTNEVIANVALEMNGHAKGDYSVLHPNDHVNKSQSTNDAYPTGFRVALFFHINHLLERVNLLCTELDVKSAEFRNVLKMGRTQLQDAVPMSLGDEFAAWSTNLREESKNLKMVRNLILEVNLGATAIGTGVNAPKGYAELAVSYLAQFTKASFECSSNLIEATSDCGAYVMISGALKRTAVKLSKICNDLRLLSSGPRCGLNEINLPEMQAGSSIMPAKVNPVIPEVVNQVCFKIIGNDVAISFAAEAGQLQLNVMEPVIAQCMFESIDLLSNALSTLSSKCISGITANAEHTRDMVYNSVGLITFLNPYIGHHMGDVIGKEAVTTGKSIRELILEKELLTEEELDRILDADNLMRPQYQAKLHKK
- a CDS encoding transglutaminase domain-containing protein; the encoded protein is MKIDLWRPTALMCFVLLFSTLTLQAQKKKKIPGKIRKSYVLLAHYLTDDLKTEEEKLDTIYSWITHNIAYDYGRLSDNKCYEYESPDATLKRKRGMSSEYSRLLSFMLLEVGIEAEPIQGYIRAAAWEDSLMMCRAGHSWVGAVVDSEWRLFDPTWDAGYIGRIPIEYKKPKKKTPKIWATPGRIRRFEKRYKKRMKRYEEKVEKGPSHEKRIDFVQAPAKDWFMPENDTFLLTHLPAVKFWQLRNHPIGIDDFKKEEEELKEILGSTSDVAYDYYDVLNEHQIKGPLEKMIEVADKSYEYNPDNAGMKALNYFNYISILNNQDLKKYFKDAPEAMTIAVYSQLLAYTDTVITYSKKDMANQKKNFKLEKKMLKGSYKLAQNSNKTIGKKETKTKQKHDKCLGQIDRLKERLVSNQKKLQGYLEQIGRTYPELVNGEYEVPTDTEPVKLWQDSIREVAQVFDSLNAATAEHFQNSELKPLFYNIQEIEYLLRLSGEYIRHNNFGYNRFIHQVDSQIVLEFDSLMTSYVLLMDQELPDKTAMNLLKQMNTYTKKGKADAKVQMNEGTIVSAIKYDKYLKYLYMEEIKKVMAYQRDALRHLNWLEENFALVEDFWGKIEGQVERKEKLDEQKNTFMLEHYEHAFNRDKDLYDLMQKRAVSWKKKFKSIIEN
- a CDS encoding DUF2007 domain-containing protein, encoding MTRPVTIATFTYPSELAVIRARLESEGIECFAADELTVQVYNLMSNAMGGIRLQVDEKDAVRATELLKEWGQIPEEEPGVGAFWIKFNRLTHNLPWIGKLQLQLRFLVLLGIIGLTPLPFLYASLVPSVKSQLMSQNWCVNYITFDGQYFEPKTIENRERNLTSESCSETLMFARRVMIIPGFQSRPVMGKWELIDDEVYISELDTFEHIFEGFYAIEINDQTLVLTSEHTTIHCKMEAHP